In Candidatus Contubernalis alkalaceticus, the following proteins share a genomic window:
- a CDS encoding CPBP family glutamic-type intramembrane protease: protein MKTKIDGDKPLVYFFILSFILAWLLMSIGVVQNYGLIRFYIPLEPFIILGSWTPNIAAFLVMGLIVRRREGIKHLILGWAKWKVSPLWYLVTLSPVLLSVTTLGIYRVLYGVFPTTEVFANPTLVLPLLLMLILTGATGEQLGWRGFALPWLQTKMSALLSSIVLGLIWSFWHIPLWFAGIGHESFPFWAYTIIGISFSILVTWACTIPEAVC from the coding sequence TTGAAAACTAAAATTGATGGGGATAAACCCTTGGTGTATTTCTTCATTCTTAGCTTTATTCTCGCTTGGTTGCTTATGTCGATTGGGGTGGTGCAGAACTACGGATTAATACGTTTTTACATACCCTTAGAACCATTCATTATTCTTGGATCCTGGACGCCGAATATTGCAGCATTTTTAGTAATGGGCTTAATTGTTAGAAGGAGAGAGGGTATAAAACACCTGATTCTGGGCTGGGCTAAATGGAAAGTAAGCCCCCTATGGTATCTGGTTACTTTATCACCCGTTTTATTAAGCGTAACCACCCTTGGCATCTATAGAGTATTATACGGTGTCTTTCCAACTACAGAAGTATTTGCAAATCCGACGTTAGTGTTACCGCTGTTATTAATGCTTATTCTAACCGGGGCTACCGGAGAGCAACTGGGTTGGAGGGGTTTTGCACTGCCCTGGCTTCAAACTAAAATGAGTGCTCTGCTTTCCAGTATAGTTTTGGGACTGATCTGGTCCTTCTGGCATATTCCCTTATGGTTTGCCGGAATTGGTCACGAGTCTTTTCCGTTCTGGGCTTACACGATCATCGGTATCTCTTTTTCCATACTGGTTACCTGGGCCTGCACAATACCAGAGGCAGTATGCTGA
- the tnpC gene encoding IS66 family transposase yields the protein MKTKPKNTANSIDYYQKRCEELEKENAELNAKVNWFLEQFRLNKQRQFGSSSEKTNPDQMQLFDEAEVEAQPLLAEPTIETITYQRRKKKKGHREAMLKDLPVETVEYRLPEEEQICSCGHPLHEMSTEVRQELKIIPAQVKVVKHVRYVYSCRNCEKNETNNSPIVTAPMPNPVLKGSLVSPSFMAYVMSQKYLNSMPLYRQEQQFKYLGIELSRQTLANWVVYGADKWLKLLYDRMHTHLLNHEVLQADETTLQVLKEPERPAESTSYMWLYRTGREGPSIVLYDYQETRAKVHPHKFLSGFKGYLQVDGYAGYNGLSDVTLVGCLSHARRKFDETLKALPKSKKNAEVAAKKGLDFCNRLFAIERDLSEKTFDERYEKRLERSRPVLDAFLAWLNQQKPQVLPKSSFGQAINYCLNQWDKLEAFMLDGRLDIDNNRAERSIKPFVIGRKNFLFANTPRGAKSSATIYSVVETAKENGLNPFNYLNYLFEKLPNIDIEKQNILDQLLPWSDTLPDSCRLKNR from the coding sequence ATGAAAACAAAACCTAAAAATACCGCCAATTCTATAGATTACTATCAAAAACGCTGCGAAGAACTGGAAAAAGAAAATGCCGAGCTTAATGCCAAGGTAAACTGGTTTTTAGAACAATTTCGGCTCAACAAACAGCGGCAATTCGGATCATCCAGTGAAAAGACCAATCCAGATCAAATGCAGCTTTTTGATGAAGCAGAGGTAGAAGCACAGCCCCTTCTGGCTGAGCCTACAATTGAAACCATTACTTACCAACGACGTAAGAAAAAGAAGGGCCACCGTGAGGCCATGTTAAAAGATCTGCCCGTGGAGACGGTAGAGTACCGCCTGCCAGAAGAAGAGCAAATCTGCTCTTGTGGTCATCCTTTGCACGAGATGAGCACGGAGGTCAGGCAGGAGCTTAAAATCATTCCCGCTCAGGTAAAGGTAGTAAAGCATGTGCGCTATGTCTATTCCTGCCGAAACTGTGAAAAAAATGAGACAAACAACAGTCCTATAGTAACTGCTCCAATGCCTAACCCTGTGCTAAAGGGGAGCCTGGTTTCCCCGTCGTTCATGGCCTACGTTATGAGCCAAAAGTATTTAAATAGCATGCCTCTTTATCGGCAGGAACAGCAGTTTAAGTACCTGGGAATTGAATTATCCCGTCAGACCCTGGCCAACTGGGTGGTCTACGGAGCTGATAAGTGGTTAAAACTTCTATACGACCGTATGCACACTCACCTACTAAATCATGAAGTGCTACAAGCAGACGAAACCACCTTGCAGGTGCTAAAGGAACCGGAACGGCCAGCAGAATCAACTTCATACATGTGGTTGTATCGAACCGGTCGGGAAGGGCCGTCCATCGTCCTCTATGACTACCAAGAGACACGGGCCAAGGTCCATCCCCACAAGTTCCTTTCCGGTTTCAAAGGTTATCTGCAGGTTGATGGCTACGCTGGCTACAACGGTTTATCGGACGTTACCCTAGTCGGTTGTTTGAGCCACGCAAGACGGAAATTTGATGAGACGCTTAAGGCTCTGCCTAAGTCCAAAAAAAATGCTGAAGTAGCAGCAAAGAAAGGCCTGGACTTTTGCAACCGCCTATTTGCTATTGAACGTGATTTAAGCGAAAAAACCTTTGATGAACGTTATGAAAAACGCCTGGAGCGCAGCCGTCCTGTGCTGGATGCTTTTTTAGCATGGCTTAATCAACAAAAACCGCAGGTGCTCCCAAAAAGCTCTTTCGGTCAAGCTATTAATTACTGCCTAAACCAGTGGGATAAGCTTGAAGCTTTTATGCTGGATGGTCGCCTGGATATTGATAATAATCGTGCTGAGCGCTCCATCAAGCCTTTTGTAATCGGAAGAAAAAACTTCTTATTTGCTAATACCCCCCGGGGGGCTAAGTCCAGTGCTACTATCTACAGTGTCGTTGAAACGGCCAAGGAAAATGGATTAAATCCCTTTAATTACTTGAACTATTTGTTTGAGAAACTGCCTAACATAGATATTGAAAAACAGAATATTCTGGATCAACTGTTACCATGGTCTGATACTTTACCTGATAGTTGCCGGTTAAAAAATAGGTAG
- the tnpB gene encoding IS66 family insertion sequence element accessory protein TnpB (TnpB, as the term is used for proteins encoded by IS66 family insertion elements, is considered an accessory protein, since TnpC, encoded by a neighboring gene, is a DDE family transposase.), translated as MLNENTVERVYLACGSTDLRKAIDGLAVLVKEGFELDPFSPCLFVFCNRKRDKLKILHWEHNGFWLYYRRLERGKFQWPEQPSFKPIKISCRQLRWLLDGLSLDQQQAHSAVTARTVI; from the coding sequence ATGCTGAACGAAAATACCGTAGAACGGGTATACCTGGCCTGCGGAAGCACGGATTTGAGAAAGGCGATCGACGGATTGGCAGTTCTGGTAAAAGAAGGCTTTGAACTGGACCCCTTCTCCCCCTGTTTATTTGTATTTTGCAACAGAAAGAGAGATAAGCTAAAGATTCTTCATTGGGAACACAATGGTTTTTGGCTATATTATCGACGTTTGGAGCGAGGCAAATTCCAATGGCCGGAACAGCCCAGCTTTAAGCCGATAAAAATCAGCTGCCGTCAGCTGCGCTGGTTACTGGATGGTCTGTCCTTAGATCAGCAACAGGCTCATTCGGCAGTAACAGCTCGTACGGTCATATAA
- the tnpA gene encoding IS66 family insertion sequence element accessory protein TnpA, with the protein MTKEELRKMWEARVSAFRVSGQSTTEWCATHDIKLHQLRYWLRKYKNIENSAAPAQWMSIEIDSLGSNPGNAMLVRIGKAAIEVKPGFDKQLLSDLVMTLADIC; encoded by the coding sequence ATGACAAAAGAAGAACTGAGAAAAATGTGGGAAGCACGGGTATCGGCTTTTAGAGTCAGTGGGCAGAGCACCACAGAATGGTGCGCTACACATGATATTAAACTTCATCAGTTACGCTACTGGCTTCGCAAATATAAAAACATAGAAAACTCTGCTGCTCCAGCACAATGGATGTCAATAGAAATAGACAGTTTAGGTTCCAACCCTGGGAACGCCATGCTAGTAAGAATAGGCAAAGCAGCCATAGAAGTAAAACCAGGATTTGACAAACAGCTACTCTCAGACCTGGTAATGACATTAGCAGACATATGCTGA
- the mntA gene encoding type VII toxin-antitoxin system MntA family adenylyltransferase antitoxin: MLSKEELNLLKKILKEYHQIKAAYLFGSFAESLENRFSDLDLGILLEDNYIIDIKLDILTDLANHKFCNVDLIILNKACVLTRFEVVKHNKIIYKKDNFNSSLYYSKVFREFQDFRHLLNIQRYYMKERLLNG, encoded by the coding sequence ATGTTATCTAAAGAAGAGCTAAATTTATTGAAGAAGATTTTAAAAGAATATCACCAAATAAAAGCAGCATATCTCTTTGGTTCCTTTGCAGAAAGTTTAGAAAATAGATTTAGTGATCTGGATTTAGGGATATTGTTAGAGGATAACTATATTATAGATATTAAACTGGATATTTTAACTGATTTGGCCAATCACAAGTTTTGTAATGTTGATTTAATTATTCTAAATAAGGCATGTGTCTTAACCCGCTTCGAGGTAGTAAAGCATAATAAAATAATATACAAAAAAGATAATTTTAACTCATCGTTATATTATTCCAAAGTCTTTAGAGAATTTCAGGATTTTCGTCATTTGCTTAATATTCAAAGATATTACATGAAGGAGAGATTATTAAATGGTTAA
- a CDS encoding GNAT family N-acetyltransferase, with amino-acid sequence MSKYLIREIEPHELSILEEMLYEAIFQPDENNILPKDVIKQPEISVYIEHWGKLDDLCLVVDVDGKIIGAVWTRILAGKTKGYGNIDDQTPEFAISLLKEYRKKGIGTDLMTKMINKLKEHGYKQTSLSVAKDNYAVKMYKNLGFEVIAEKENDYLMLLKLN; translated from the coding sequence ATGAGCAAATATCTAATAAGAGAAATAGAGCCTCATGAGTTATCCATACTTGAAGAGATGCTGTATGAGGCTATTTTTCAACCGGATGAGAATAATATTTTACCAAAAGATGTAATCAAACAACCTGAAATCAGTGTTTACATAGAACATTGGGGAAAACTTGATGATTTGTGCCTCGTTGTAGATGTAGACGGTAAAATTATTGGTGCTGTGTGGACTAGAATATTAGCCGGAAAGACAAAAGGCTATGGGAATATAGATGATCAAACACCAGAATTTGCCATATCTTTACTTAAGGAGTATAGAAAAAAAGGTATTGGAACTGATTTAATGACAAAGATGATAAACAAGCTAAAAGAACATGGGTATAAGCAGACATCTTTGAGTGTAGCAAAGGATAACTATGCTGTAAAAATGTACAAGAATCTTGGCTTTGAGGTTATTGCAGAGAAAGAAAATGATTATTTAATGTTACTTAAGTTAAATTAA
- a CDS encoding CPBP family glutamic-type intramembrane protease, with protein MKTKIDGDKPLVYFFILSFILAWLLMSIGVVQNYGLIRFYIPLEPFIILGSWTPNIAAFLVMGLIVRRREGIKHLILGWDKWKVSPLWYLVTLSPVLLSVITLGIYRVLYGVFPTTEVFANPTLVLPLLLMLILTGATGEQLGWRGFALPWLQTKMSALFSSIVLGLIWSFWHIPLWFVGIGHESFPFWAYTIIGISFSILSVGIFLKEIPLSGITSDELIVCLLYILLAYGG; from the coding sequence TTGAAAACTAAAATTGATGGGGATAAACCCTTGGTGTATTTCTTCATTCTTAGCTTTATTCTCGCCTGGTTGCTTATGTCGATTGGGGTGGTGCAGAACTACGGATTAATACGTTTTTACATACCCTTAGAACCATTCATTATTCTTGGATCCTGGACGCCGAATATTGCAGCATTTTTAGTAATGGGCTTAATCGTTAGAAGGAGAGAGGGTATAAAACACCTGATTCTGGGCTGGGATAAATGGAAAGTAAGCCCCCTATGGTATCTGGTTACTTTATCACCCGTTTTATTAAGCGTTATTACCCTTGGCATCTATAGAGTATTATACGGTGTCTTTCCGACTACAGAAGTATTTGCAAATCCGACGTTAGTGTTACCGCTGTTATTAATGCTTATTCTAACCGGGGCTACCGGAGAGCAACTGGGTTGGAGGGGTTTTGCACTGCCCTGGCTTCAAACTAAAATGAGTGCTCTGTTTTCCAGTATAGTTTTGGGACTGATTTGGTCCTTCTGGCATATTCCCTTATGGTTTGTCGGAATTGGTCACGAGTCTTTTCCGTTCTGGGCTTACACAATCATCGGTATCTCTTTTTCCATACTGTCCGTTGGGATTTTTTTGAAAGAAATTCCCCTTAGTGGTATTACTTCGGATGAGTTGATAGTTTGTTTGCTTTATATTCTTCTTGCTTACGGAGGATAG
- the tnpC gene encoding IS66 family transposase translates to MSASEQLLEKLENRISQLEQENKKLHDTVEYLTRKLFGKSSEKTSSLPTGQMSLFDEAEIEANPKAPEPDLKEVQGYRRKKFKGQRMELLKDIPRDKRLCTLAEEDRFCEECDTTLLSVGEEFIRTEVEYIPAKVRVIDYYRETFECRTCRKDGKPYMEKSPMPYPVIQHSMASPSTVAWVMHQKFVNALPLYRQEKEWKTLGVNLSRATMSNWILAASRDWLRPLVELMHQKLMQEHYIHADETPVQVMNEVGRKNTTDSYMWLYSSGQHAKHPIRIFEYQPGRSGKYPQEFLKDYEGYLHSDAYSGYKKIPGIIRCLCWAHVRRKFVDALPKDAHRPEATFSSQGIAYCNKLFEIEKNLEKLPSEQRKVERLKQEKPVLEAFWAWIYSTKKKVLPKSKLSEALNYALNHKKELTNYLKDGSCSISNNLAENSIRPFTIGRKNWLFSGSPKGAAASAAVYSIIESAKANGLNPYKYLYFIFSELPGVQFGQHPEFLEDYLPWSQDVQENCK, encoded by the coding sequence ATGAGCGCATCCGAGCAGTTGTTAGAAAAATTAGAAAACCGTATATCCCAACTGGAGCAGGAAAACAAAAAGCTCCACGATACAGTCGAGTATCTGACACGTAAACTTTTCGGGAAAAGCTCTGAGAAGACATCGTCCCTACCCACGGGACAGATGTCTCTTTTTGATGAGGCAGAAATAGAAGCGAATCCGAAGGCCCCAGAACCTGACCTTAAGGAAGTGCAGGGTTATCGAAGAAAGAAATTTAAGGGACAGCGAATGGAGCTATTGAAAGATATCCCTCGCGATAAACGCCTCTGCACTCTTGCTGAAGAAGATCGCTTCTGTGAAGAATGTGACACCACTCTTTTATCAGTTGGTGAAGAATTTATCCGCACCGAAGTTGAGTATATTCCTGCCAAAGTCAGGGTCATTGATTATTACCGTGAAACCTTCGAGTGCCGAACCTGTCGTAAAGATGGAAAACCATACATGGAGAAGTCGCCGATGCCTTATCCGGTAATTCAGCATTCCATGGCGTCTCCATCTACAGTGGCTTGGGTTATGCATCAGAAATTCGTCAATGCCCTTCCCCTTTATCGGCAGGAAAAGGAATGGAAGACACTTGGTGTGAACCTAAGCCGCGCTACCATGTCCAATTGGATTCTGGCTGCATCCCGTGACTGGTTGCGTCCTTTGGTGGAGCTGATGCACCAAAAGCTGATGCAGGAGCATTATATACATGCAGATGAAACGCCCGTGCAAGTAATGAACGAAGTGGGGCGCAAGAACACAACAGATTCCTACATGTGGTTATACAGTTCTGGCCAGCATGCCAAACACCCCATCCGGATCTTCGAGTATCAACCGGGAAGGAGCGGCAAGTACCCGCAGGAGTTCCTGAAAGACTATGAAGGGTATCTCCACTCGGATGCATACTCTGGGTACAAAAAGATTCCAGGAATCATAAGATGCCTGTGCTGGGCACATGTCAGAAGGAAGTTTGTCGATGCACTTCCCAAAGATGCCCATCGACCTGAAGCTACCTTTTCAAGCCAAGGCATTGCCTACTGCAACAAACTTTTTGAGATTGAAAAAAATCTCGAGAAGCTACCAAGTGAACAGCGCAAAGTAGAGCGTCTGAAGCAGGAAAAGCCTGTTTTGGAGGCCTTTTGGGCGTGGATTTATTCCACAAAGAAAAAGGTGCTTCCCAAATCCAAATTGAGCGAAGCCTTGAACTATGCCCTAAACCATAAGAAGGAGCTAACGAATTATCTTAAGGATGGTAGCTGCTCTATTTCCAACAACCTGGCAGAAAACAGTATCCGTCCCTTCACTATTGGACGAAAGAACTGGCTTTTCAGCGGAAGCCCTAAAGGAGCTGCAGCAAGTGCAGCCGTTTACAGTATCATTGAAAGTGCCAAGGCTAATGGCCTAAATCCATACAAATACCTATATTTCATCTTTAGCGAGCTTCCAGGCGTACAGTTTGGGCAACATCCAGAGTTCCTTGAAGATTATCTTCCATGGAGTCAGGATGTCCAGGAAAACTGCAAGTAA
- the tnpA gene encoding IS66 family insertion sequence element accessory protein TnpA produces the protein MNTREVTRKYRLNQWTQIIRECRSSGQTVKVWCADHDINPKTYYYWLRKVREAACEAIPSLEENSSIVPVNIPANADGPVSESTSQIILRFGSVTLELRNNASTTLIENTLRALQNVR, from the coding sequence TTGAACACCAGGGAAGTTACTAGAAAGTACCGGCTGAATCAATGGACTCAAATTATCCGCGAATGTCGCAGCAGTGGACAAACCGTCAAGGTATGGTGCGCTGACCATGACATCAACCCAAAAACTTACTACTATTGGTTGCGGAAAGTACGTGAGGCGGCATGCGAAGCCATCCCATCTCTTGAAGAAAATAGTTCAATCGTACCAGTAAACATTCCAGCAAATGCAGACGGTCCAGTTTCAGAGTCGACTTCACAAATTATTCTGCGGTTTGGTTCTGTTACATTGGAGCTTCGCAACAATGCATCCACGACGTTAATCGAAAATACCTTAAGGGCACTACAAAATGTTCGGTGA
- a CDS encoding tyrosine-type recombinase/integrase: MLIGYCIEDFLNYLEVERGSSPNTIEGYAVDLGLFLSFLKQNDLPLNAEDITVQHLRQFLVYLKKERGNAPVTVKRKVSTIKSLYNFICRERIYGIDYNPAIQLATIKTCRKLPQILSLEECKTFLKGIKQVSLFPERDYAMFLLFLQSGCRLLELKMMKLSDLNLKEKTVRFLGKGNKERIVPLTGDTCRSLQGYLDVRRPKVETDYLFLSTHGKPISKRGIQQNFRDMAEKTGVYRPGLSVHKLRHTSLTLLLKEGVDIRCLQEIAGHADISTTQVYTHVAGEDIRKQMEKHPLAVIDSDTESQLIREMAYEVYNVC, translated from the coding sequence ATGTTGATCGGATATTGCATTGAGGATTTCTTAAATTACTTAGAAGTGGAGCGGGGCTCAAGTCCCAATACTATTGAAGGGTATGCGGTTGACCTGGGTTTGTTCCTATCTTTTCTTAAGCAAAATGACCTGCCATTGAATGCCGAAGACATTACAGTACAGCATTTGAGGCAGTTTCTTGTTTATCTGAAGAAGGAAAGGGGTAATGCACCGGTAACTGTTAAAAGAAAAGTATCCACTATAAAATCTCTTTACAACTTTATTTGCCGGGAGAGAATTTATGGGATAGATTATAATCCGGCAATTCAGCTGGCAACTATTAAAACCTGCCGCAAGCTTCCACAGATTTTAAGCCTGGAGGAATGTAAAACATTTTTAAAAGGAATTAAACAGGTAAGTCTTTTTCCAGAGAGGGATTATGCTATGTTTCTATTGTTTTTACAGAGCGGCTGCCGTCTGTTGGAACTAAAGATGATGAAATTATCAGATCTTAACTTAAAGGAAAAAACCGTACGCTTTCTAGGAAAGGGAAATAAGGAAAGAATAGTGCCTTTAACAGGGGATACCTGCCGGTCGCTACAGGGCTACCTCGATGTCAGGCGTCCCAAGGTAGAAACAGATTATTTGTTTTTAAGCACCCATGGAAAACCTATTTCCAAAAGAGGAATCCAGCAAAATTTTCGAGACATGGCAGAAAAAACAGGGGTTTACCGTCCCGGTTTGAGCGTCCACAAGCTTCGGCATACTTCACTAACATTACTCTTAAAAGAGGGTGTGGATATCCGCTGTTTGCAGGAAATCGCCGGACATGCGGATATTTCTACGACCCAGGTTTACACTCATGTAGCCGGGGAAGATATTCGAAAGCAGATGGAAAAGCACCCGTTAGCAGTAATAGATAGTGATACGGAAAGCCAACTGATTAGAGAGATGGCTTATGAAGTTTACAATGTTTGTTGA
- a CDS encoding PIN domain-containing protein has translation MTAEGKEFVDTNIFVYAYNNANKIKQAAATNLLIHLWESRNGCLSIQVMQEFYVTVVQKIANPLSFETASQIIADLSNWNHHIPETNDVLEAIKIQKRNQISFWDAMIVNSAKKMNCKIIWTEDLNHNQIYEEIKVISPFSE, from the coding sequence ATGACCGCTGAAGGTAAGGAATTTGTAGATACTAATATATTTGTCTATGCATACAATAATGCCAATAAAATAAAACAAGCCGCCGCAACAAACCTGTTAATTCATCTTTGGGAGTCCCGTAACGGATGCTTAAGTATCCAGGTTATGCAGGAGTTTTACGTAACTGTTGTTCAAAAAATTGCAAATCCATTGTCATTTGAAACAGCATCTCAAATAATCGCTGATTTAAGTAACTGGAATCATCATATACCAGAAACTAACGACGTTTTAGAAGCTATTAAAATACAAAAAAGAAACCAGATATCCTTTTGGGACGCGATGATAGTAAATAGTGCTAAAAAAATGAACTGCAAAATTATTTGGACAGAAGATTTGAATCATAACCAGATATATGAAGAGATAAAAGTAATAAGTCCGTTTAGTGAGTAA
- the hepT gene encoding type VII toxin-antitoxin system HepT family RNase toxin, which yields MVNREVLLRRIEKAKEYLDFLFKIKDNCNIDEFKQNPMVYGSSERFLHLSIEAILDIGTHIISYENLGKVEFYSDVPKLLNQHGYLNKELTDIYIRIIGFRNILVHDYLEIDLDIVYKVLQNNLTDLEKILKEMAKIL from the coding sequence ATGGTTAACCGGGAGGTACTGTTAAGACGAATTGAAAAAGCTAAAGAATATTTGGATTTCCTATTCAAAATAAAAGATAATTGTAATATAGATGAATTCAAGCAAAATCCAATGGTATATGGCAGTTCAGAGAGATTTTTACATCTAAGTATAGAAGCAATTCTGGACATAGGTACCCATATTATTTCATATGAAAATCTCGGTAAAGTTGAATTTTACAGTGATGTGCCAAAATTGTTAAATCAGCATGGGTACTTGAATAAAGAGCTAACAGACATATATATTAGAATAATTGGTTTTCGCAATATTCTTGTTCATGATTATCTGGAAATAGATTTAGATATAGTGTATAAAGTGCTGCAAAATAACTTGACTGATTTGGAAAAAATACTAAAAGAAATGGCAAAAATATTATGA
- the tnpB gene encoding IS66 family insertion sequence element accessory protein TnpB (TnpB, as the term is used for proteins encoded by IS66 family insertion elements, is considered an accessory protein, since TnpC, encoded by a neighboring gene, is a DDE family transposase.): MFGDISKAEKIYIACGYTDMRKAIDGLAAIVQQNFQLNPFQNSLFLFCGRRRDRIKALYWEEDGFVLLYKRLENGKFQWPMNAEAVRSITNQELRWLLEGLSIDQPKAVKKVKIEGGF, encoded by the coding sequence ATGTTCGGTGATATCTCCAAAGCCGAGAAAATATATATTGCTTGTGGTTATACTGACATGAGAAAGGCAATTGATGGACTTGCTGCTATCGTCCAACAAAACTTTCAGTTAAATCCCTTTCAGAACAGTTTGTTTCTCTTCTGTGGCCGGCGCCGCGATCGAATCAAAGCACTCTACTGGGAAGAAGATGGATTCGTGCTCCTGTACAAGCGATTAGAAAACGGAAAGTTCCAGTGGCCAATGAACGCCGAAGCAGTTCGTTCTATTACAAATCAGGAGCTTCGGTGGCTCTTGGAGGGACTTTCCATTGACCAACCAAAGGCCGTAAAAAAAGTTAAGATAGAGGGTGGTTTTTAA
- a CDS encoding CopG family transcriptional regulator — protein sequence MNNQNITLSIPKNVLKKIKHIAVEKNTSVSKLLTEQLILIAAKEDDYQKAKAAQLHLLKEGFDMGIENKTDWKRDELYDR from the coding sequence GTGAATAATCAAAATATAACTCTATCTATCCCAAAAAACGTGCTGAAAAAAATAAAACATATCGCTGTAGAGAAAAACACATCTGTTTCTAAGCTGTTAACTGAACAACTGATACTGATTGCTGCCAAAGAAGATGATTATCAAAAAGCTAAAGCTGCACAACTACATCTATTAAAAGAAGGTTTTGACATGGGAATAGAAAATAAAACTGACTGGAAAAGAGATGAATTATATGACCGCTGA